In the genome of Myroides phaeus, one region contains:
- a CDS encoding phospholipase A, whose translation MKKVYLTVAALFLCSMTSVFGQVQDDTLFDENRKAQGLNERWDLTPETRKKTFTITPYKPIYLLPAKWYSRPNEQPTSLNPNNSSTEPIDYDNWEIKFQLSFKTKVAQGLFDGKGDIWLAFTQTANWQAYNGKESRPFRELNYEPEIIFNYPLDFAINDFKFKMVGFGFNHQSNGKSLPTSRSWNRFTMHLGMEYNKWTFMLRPWVKFHETFEKEDNPRIEEYIGKGELNVIYSRDNGQMFTFLMRSNMRLNSRYKGFTELTWAYPIKHNLKAFVVVNNGYGDSMIDYNWNQTTVGVGITLMEWL comes from the coding sequence ATGAAAAAGGTATATCTTACAGTAGCAGCACTTTTTTTGTGCTCAATGACTTCTGTATTTGGTCAGGTTCAAGATGATACGCTTTTTGACGAAAATAGAAAAGCACAAGGATTAAATGAACGTTGGGATTTAACTCCAGAAACGAGAAAGAAAACCTTTACTATTACGCCTTATAAACCTATTTATTTGTTGCCAGCCAAATGGTATAGTAGACCAAATGAGCAGCCAACAAGTTTAAATCCTAACAATAGTTCTACGGAACCGATTGATTATGATAACTGGGAGATTAAGTTTCAGTTGAGTTTTAAAACTAAAGTTGCACAAGGACTTTTTGATGGTAAAGGTGATATTTGGTTAGCTTTTACACAAACAGCTAATTGGCAAGCGTACAATGGTAAAGAATCAAGACCTTTTCGTGAGTTAAATTACGAACCGGAAATAATCTTTAATTATCCGTTAGATTTTGCAATTAACGATTTTAAGTTTAAAATGGTTGGTTTTGGGTTTAATCACCAGTCAAATGGAAAGAGCTTACCTACTTCAAGAAGTTGGAATAGGTTTACAATGCACTTAGGAATGGAGTATAACAAATGGACATTTATGTTGCGTCCTTGGGTTAAATTTCACGAAACATTCGAGAAGGAAGATAATCCAAGAATTGAGGAGTATATTGGGAAAGGAGAACTAAATGTTATTTACAGTAGAGATAATGGTCAGATGTTTACCTTCTTAATGCGTAGTAATATGCGTTTGAATAGTAGATATAAAGGTTTTACTGAATTAACGTGGGCTTATCCAATCAAACATAATTTAAAAGCATTTGTGGTTGTAAATAATGGTTATGGTGATTCTATGATTGACTATAACTGGAATCAAACGACTGTAGGGGTAGGGATTACGTTAATGGAATGGTTATAG
- the hemN gene encoding oxygen-independent coproporphyrinogen III oxidase, which yields MSLSLIQKYNVPGPRYTSYPTVPYWEQETFTRESWLESCKRSFIESNDTEGISIYIHLPFCESLCTFCGCHKRITKRHEVENPYIQAVLKEWQLYCNLFGAKPKIKEIHLGGGTPTFFSPENLTMLIEGITNNAIIADNHEFSFEGHPNNTTKEHLATLYNLGFRRVSFGVQDYNPEVQKAIHREQSFHNVAKVTLWAKELGYTSISHDIIYGLPFQNLAHVIDTIEKTKSLSPDRLAFYSYAHVPWIKGNGQRGFNDEDVPKDNEKRELYEKGKELLLKNDYVEIGMDHFALKSDSLYKALNSQNIHRNFMGYTSSKTQVMIGLGVSSISDSWYSFAQNEKDIDTYYSLLDENIIPVTKGHILTEEDLIIRKHILNLMCSLSTDLDEDIDKINFTPILQELKEFEEDQLINITGNKIKISKKGRAFVRNICMAFDLRLQRNKPQRQLFSMTI from the coding sequence ATGTCACTTTCTCTTATTCAAAAATACAATGTACCTGGTCCAAGATATACCAGTTATCCTACTGTGCCTTATTGGGAACAAGAAACATTTACAAGAGAGAGTTGGCTTGAATCGTGTAAAAGATCTTTTATAGAGTCTAATGATACTGAGGGTATCAGTATTTATATTCACTTACCTTTTTGCGAAAGTCTTTGTACTTTCTGTGGTTGCCATAAACGAATCACAAAAAGACACGAAGTAGAGAACCCATATATACAAGCTGTACTAAAAGAATGGCAATTGTATTGTAATCTTTTTGGTGCTAAACCAAAGATTAAGGAGATTCACTTAGGCGGTGGTACTCCTACTTTCTTCTCTCCAGAGAACCTAACAATGTTGATAGAAGGAATAACAAATAATGCTATCATTGCTGATAACCACGAATTTAGTTTTGAGGGACATCCTAATAACACAACGAAAGAACACTTAGCTACGTTATACAACTTAGGTTTTAGACGTGTTAGTTTTGGTGTACAAGATTATAACCCAGAAGTTCAAAAAGCTATACACAGAGAACAGAGTTTTCACAATGTCGCTAAAGTTACACTTTGGGCTAAAGAATTAGGTTATACTTCTATATCGCACGATATTATTTATGGTTTGCCTTTTCAGAATTTAGCACACGTAATAGATACTATTGAGAAAACTAAATCACTATCACCTGACAGGCTTGCTTTTTATAGTTATGCACACGTGCCGTGGATTAAAGGTAATGGTCAAAGAGGATTTAATGATGAAGATGTACCAAAAGACAATGAAAAGCGTGAACTTTATGAAAAAGGGAAAGAACTTTTATTAAAGAATGACTATGTTGAAATTGGAATGGATCACTTTGCTTTGAAATCAGATTCATTGTACAAAGCGCTAAACTCTCAAAATATTCATAGAAACTTTATGGGCTACACATCTTCTAAAACACAAGTAATGATTGGCTTAGGAGTTTCTTCTATAAGTGATAGTTGGTATTCTTTTGCACAGAATGAAAAAGATATTGATACTTATTATAGCTTATTAGACGAAAATATAATACCTGTTACCAAAGGTCATATTTTGACGGAAGAAGATTTGATAATCCGAAAACATATCTTAAATTTAATGTGTTCTTTATCTACTGACTTAGATGAGGATATTGATAAAATTAACTTCACTCCTATCTTACAAGAATTAAAGGAATTTGAAGAAGATCAACTTATCAATATTACAGGAAATAAAATTAAGATATCTAAAAAAGGAAGAGCTTTTGTAAGAAATATCTGTATGGCTTTCGACTTACGCCTTCAGAGAAATAAACCACAAAGACAGCTTTTCTCTATGACTATTTAA
- a CDS encoding rhodanese-like domain-containing protein — MRTKNVMKFFLVLCMGISTVACAQEKKDHLMSNETFKEVIETNKVQLLDVRTEKEFNEGTIEYAQNIDVLQDNFLEEANKLDKSQPLYIFCKSGKRSAKARNMLLEQGFEQVYELKEGYSKWNTTSVEN; from the coding sequence ATGAGAACAAAAAATGTAATGAAATTCTTTTTAGTACTTTGTATGGGGATTTCAACTGTAGCTTGCGCACAGGAGAAAAAAGATCATTTGATGTCAAATGAAACGTTTAAAGAAGTAATTGAGACAAATAAGGTTCAATTATTAGATGTGAGAACTGAGAAAGAATTTAATGAAGGAACAATCGAATACGCTCAAAATATAGATGTATTACAAGATAACTTTTTAGAGGAAGCTAATAAATTAGATAAGTCGCAACCATTATATATTTTCTGTAAATCAGGTAAGAGAAGTGCTAAAGCAAGAAATATGTTATTAGAACAAGGCTTTGAACAAGTATATGAGTTAAAAGAAGGATATTCTAAATGGAATACTACTTCTGTTGAGAATTAG
- a CDS encoding DUF4834 family protein, with translation MDTASFGGFIKTLLIIVLVYYAFKFAMRYLFPLLLMKVAKKAGQNFQERQQQQYNQYRENQSQQAKPDTSSDNQVPRSTKVVGEYIEFEEIDTK, from the coding sequence ATGGATACAGCATCATTTGGAGGATTTATAAAGACTTTACTGATTATAGTATTAGTCTATTATGCGTTCAAGTTTGCTATGCGTTATTTATTTCCTTTGCTATTAATGAAGGTAGCAAAAAAGGCAGGGCAGAACTTTCAAGAAAGACAACAACAACAATATAACCAGTATAGAGAGAATCAAAGTCAACAAGCGAAACCAGACACTTCGTCAGACAATCAGGTTCCTCGATCAACAAAGGTTGTTGGAGAATATATCGAGTTTGAAGAAATAGATACAAAATAG
- a CDS encoding YfhO family protein: protein MNTLKKFLPHFLVVIGFAIVALLYFSPVLSGKVIHQSDIVQYTGMAKEQIDYRLQSGDEPYWTNSAFGGMPTYQLGAKYPHNYVKALDSAIRFLPRPADYLFVYFIGFYILLISLGMKPLRSFIGALAFGFSTYLIIILGVGHNAKAHAIAYMPMVVAGVLLVFRKHYIKGGILTLVAAALEISANHFQMTYYLLLLLVVIGVYYTVVYIKNKEFKELGTAIGIFIVAGILSIGANATNLMATSEYTKFSTRSNSELSFQADGSPKTSSNAMSYEYITEYSYGLFESFNLLVPRLTGGANNEKLDSKSNVYSYFGSLGASHQQAAEMAEHSPTYWGDQPIVAAPAYIGIVVFFLFVVGMFAEKRNVKYVFVIGAVLSLLLSWGKNFPLLTDFFIDFVPLYNKFRAVSSIQVILELCIPALAIMGLYAYSKIEKEEQMAVLKKSAIITVLLFAFLFVIKGTLSFIGLNDDYYRNAYGEIGPGYIKALIDDRKSLYTADLIRAFILVLFTAVTLFFTAKEKISAKISVIIIGVLMVGDLVLVDRRYVNDSNFVLATQMTNPFQATQADKVILNDPSHFRVYEVAGGFNSARSSFFHNSLGGYHAAKPRRMQELAEYQLSGKNNMEVLNMMNVRYVIQKDEQGQDIPMLNENANGNAWFVSTIKKVSTADDEMKAFDQLKTKTEAVVNTAQFSNINLKDNYTVDSATISLRSYAPNKVVYDYVNEEDAVAVFSEIYYPKGWVAKIDGVTETPIFAADYVLRAVVLPKGKHTVEFTFEPEVIKKGGMISLISSFLILLVIVGGVLYVVRMEKEKRA, encoded by the coding sequence ATGAATACGTTAAAGAAATTTTTACCCCATTTTTTAGTTGTTATAGGTTTTGCTATAGTAGCCTTATTATATTTTTCACCTGTCTTGTCAGGAAAGGTTATCCATCAGTCTGATATTGTACAATACACTGGTATGGCCAAAGAGCAAATAGACTATCGTTTACAATCAGGAGATGAACCTTATTGGACCAATAGTGCTTTTGGAGGAATGCCAACCTATCAATTGGGAGCAAAGTATCCGCATAACTACGTGAAAGCCTTAGATAGTGCTATTCGTTTTTTACCACGACCAGCGGATTATTTATTCGTTTACTTCATTGGATTCTATATCTTGTTAATTTCATTGGGAATGAAGCCATTAAGGTCTTTTATCGGAGCCTTAGCCTTTGGTTTTTCAACCTATTTGATTATTATATTAGGCGTTGGACACAATGCGAAAGCGCACGCTATTGCTTATATGCCAATGGTTGTAGCTGGAGTGTTGTTAGTCTTTAGAAAGCATTATATCAAGGGAGGTATACTTACCTTAGTTGCCGCAGCATTAGAAATTAGTGCTAACCACTTCCAAATGACCTATTATTTATTATTACTATTAGTAGTGATAGGCGTTTATTACACAGTTGTTTACATTAAAAATAAAGAGTTTAAAGAATTAGGAACTGCTATAGGTATCTTCATTGTTGCAGGTATTTTAAGTATAGGAGCTAATGCAACTAACTTAATGGCAACATCTGAATACACAAAGTTTAGTACTCGTAGTAATAGTGAGTTGTCTTTTCAAGCAGATGGCTCGCCAAAGACTTCTTCAAATGCAATGAGTTATGAGTATATCACTGAATATAGTTATGGCTTATTTGAAAGCTTTAACTTACTTGTTCCTCGTTTAACAGGAGGAGCAAATAACGAGAAGTTAGATAGTAAATCAAATGTTTACTCTTATTTCGGTTCATTAGGAGCATCACATCAACAAGCAGCAGAAATGGCTGAACACTCGCCAACGTATTGGGGAGATCAACCAATTGTAGCTGCACCAGCGTATATAGGAATCGTTGTTTTCTTCTTATTTGTGGTTGGAATGTTTGCTGAAAAGCGAAACGTTAAGTATGTTTTTGTTATCGGAGCAGTTCTATCATTATTGCTTTCTTGGGGTAAAAACTTCCCATTATTAACAGACTTCTTCATAGACTTTGTGCCTTTATACAACAAGTTTAGAGCAGTATCGTCAATACAAGTAATCTTAGAATTGTGTATTCCTGCTTTAGCAATAATGGGCTTGTATGCTTATAGTAAAATTGAGAAAGAAGAGCAGATGGCTGTACTTAAGAAATCAGCTATCATTACAGTTTTACTTTTCGCTTTCTTATTTGTTATCAAAGGAACATTAAGTTTTATTGGATTAAACGATGATTACTATAGAAATGCTTACGGAGAGATAGGACCTGGTTATATCAAAGCATTAATAGACGATAGAAAATCTCTTTATACAGCAGACTTGATTAGAGCATTTATCTTAGTATTGTTTACGGCCGTTACCTTATTCTTTACTGCAAAAGAAAAAATATCAGCGAAAATATCAGTGATTATTATTGGTGTTTTGATGGTAGGAGATTTGGTATTGGTTGACAGAAGATATGTAAATGATTCTAATTTCGTGTTAGCTACACAAATGACTAATCCGTTCCAAGCAACACAAGCAGATAAAGTTATTTTAAATGACCCGAGCCATTTCAGAGTTTATGAAGTAGCAGGTGGATTTAATAGTGCGCGTTCTTCATTCTTCCATAATTCTTTAGGAGGATACCACGCAGCTAAGCCACGTAGAATGCAAGAATTAGCAGAGTACCAATTGAGCGGTAAGAACAATATGGAAGTTCTGAATATGATGAATGTTCGCTATGTGATTCAAAAAGATGAGCAAGGACAAGATATTCCAATGTTAAACGAAAATGCAAATGGTAATGCTTGGTTTGTTTCAACAATCAAAAAAGTAAGTACTGCTGATGATGAAATGAAGGCATTTGATCAATTAAAAACAAAAACAGAAGCTGTAGTAAATACTGCACAGTTTTCAAATATCAATTTAAAAGACAATTATACAGTTGATTCGGCTACTATTTCATTGCGTAGTTATGCACCAAATAAAGTTGTCTATGACTATGTAAATGAGGAAGATGCTGTAGCTGTATTCTCAGAAATATACTATCCAAAAGGATGGGTTGCAAAGATTGATGGGGTAACAGAAACGCCAATTTTTGCGGCTGATTATGTATTAAGAGCAGTAGTGTTGCCAAAAGGGAAACACACTGTAGAGTTTACATTTGAACCAGAAGTAATTAAAAAAGGAGGAATGATTTCATTAATTTCATCATTCTTAATCCTGTTAGTTATTGTTGGGGGAGTTCTTTATGTAGTAAGAATGGAAAAAGAAAAAAGAGCGTAA
- a CDS encoding glycosyltransferase family 4 protein: MTEKKKVLIISYYWPPAGGPGVQRWLKFVKYLPDFAIEPILYIPDNATYPLMDNNLIKEVNPDVTILRNKISEPYKLAKVFSSNKTSSLSAGMIPNQKKQTFIDKLLLWVRGNCFIPDARVKWVKPSVVYLTKYLQDNPDVKTIITTGPPHSMHLIGMALKEKLGVNWIADFRDPWTTIGYHKELKLTEKSKQAHLNLEKQVLNNADEIIVTSKTTKSEFEEKTNTPITVITNGYDITNVGKVALDDKFTLAHIGSFLANRNPRVLWKAISELRKENKEFKAQFQLKLIGKVSQEILDTIKEFKLEGCTLNMGYIDHIDSLKQMRASQVLLLVEIDSDDTKAIIPGKLFEYMASERPILGIGPEESDFFEIIQQTNTGKVALYSEKDKIMDVLSEYFELYKNKQLNVHGMGLQYYSRKRLTEKLVSVIKKY, encoded by the coding sequence ATGACAGAGAAAAAGAAAGTTTTAATCATTAGTTATTATTGGCCACCAGCAGGAGGACCAGGCGTACAGCGTTGGTTAAAGTTTGTGAAATACCTTCCAGACTTTGCTATCGAGCCTATTTTATATATACCTGATAATGCTACTTATCCTTTAATGGATAATAATCTTATCAAAGAAGTTAACCCTGACGTAACTATACTTAGAAATAAGATTAGTGAACCTTATAAGTTGGCTAAAGTCTTCTCGTCAAACAAGACGAGTTCTCTTAGTGCTGGTATGATTCCAAATCAAAAGAAGCAGACTTTTATAGACAAGTTGTTATTATGGGTCAGAGGTAATTGCTTTATTCCAGATGCACGTGTGAAATGGGTAAAACCCTCTGTAGTCTATCTTACAAAGTATTTACAGGATAATCCGGATGTGAAGACAATCATTACAACGGGACCTCCTCATAGTATGCACCTGATAGGTATGGCGTTGAAAGAGAAGTTAGGAGTTAATTGGATTGCTGACTTTAGGGATCCTTGGACAACCATTGGTTACCATAAGGAACTGAAGTTGACAGAAAAATCTAAGCAAGCTCATTTGAATTTAGAGAAGCAAGTCTTGAATAATGCTGATGAGATTATTGTAACAAGTAAGACTACTAAAAGTGAATTTGAAGAAAAGACGAATACTCCTATAACAGTAATTACGAATGGATATGATATTACCAATGTCGGAAAGGTTGCTTTAGATGATAAGTTTACTTTAGCTCATATTGGTTCATTCCTTGCTAATAGAAACCCACGTGTTTTATGGAAGGCGATTAGTGAATTAAGAAAAGAAAATAAAGAGTTCAAAGCGCAGTTTCAATTAAAGTTAATAGGAAAGGTCAGCCAAGAAATCTTAGATACCATCAAGGAGTTTAAATTAGAGGGTTGTACGCTAAATATGGGGTATATAGATCACATAGACTCTTTAAAGCAAATGCGTGCATCTCAAGTACTGTTATTAGTTGAAATTGATTCAGATGATACTAAAGCAATTATTCCTGGAAAGTTATTTGAGTATATGGCTTCTGAACGACCAATATTAGGAATAGGGCCAGAGGAATCTGATTTCTTTGAGATAATTCAACAAACCAATACAGGAAAAGTAGCTTTATATAGCGAAAAGGATAAGATAATGGATGTTCTGTCTGAGTATTTTGAATTGTATAAAAATAAGCAATTAAATGTACACGGAATGGGATTACAGTATTACAGTCGCAAGCGCTTAACAGAGAAATTGGTAAGTGTAATTAAGAAGTATTAA
- the uvrA gene encoding excinuclease ABC subunit UvrA: MKKTDFSKIDPKKNIIIKGAQLHNLKNIDVVIPRNNFVVVTGLSGSGKSSLAFDTLYAEGQRRYVESLSAYARQFLGRIDKPKVEYIKGIAPAIAIEQKVNTTNARSTVGTSTEIYDYIKLLYARIGKTFSPISGKEVKKDTVSDVLDYIKGLELKSKWLLLAPIQLDEDRELHILLHILLQQGYARILYKNETTRLDSFLDENTAEAIAKMNIKDIMLIVDRIVVNDTEEFYNRLGDSIENAFFEGKGYCYLQDLSDNSRVEFSNNFTLDGITFLEPNVHLFSFNNPYGACPSCDGYGSIIGIDEELVIPNTGLSVYENAVFPWRGESMSWYRDQLVNNAYKFDFPIHKPIFELTEEQKALLWEGNKFFTGLNGFFEELEEKNYKIQNRVLLSRYRGKTKCPTCKGKRLRKEANYVLVGGKTVSELVDLPIKHIKTFFNQLELNKYDAKVANRLLIEINNRLEFLTNVGLDYLTLNRNSSTLSGGESQRINLATSLGSSLVGSMYILDEPSIGLHPKDTEKLIDVLNNLKALGNTVIVVEHDEDIMKSADQIIDIGPEAGTFGGELVAQGTYEDILKSDSLTGQYLSGKMKIEVPKSRREYKNYIEIVGARENNLKNVDVIFPLDCLTVITGVSGSGKSTLVKKILYPALQKKLRGLSDKPGQFTEMRGEFANIKAVEYVDQNPIGRSSRSNPVTYIKAYDEIRDLYSKQQLSKLRNYQPKHFSFNVDGGRCETCKGEGTVTVEMQFMADVHLECETCHGKRFKKEILEVNFEGKNIDDILTMTIDDALQFFETHNQTKIAQRLRPLHEVGLGYVQLGQSSSTLSGGEAQRIKLASFLLAGTTRDKVLFVFDEPTTGLHFHDIQKLLKSFEALIAKGHSIIVIEHNLDLIKCADYIIDIGPEGGENGGELVAFGTPEEICKNKKSITGKYLKDKL; encoded by the coding sequence ATGAAAAAAACAGATTTCTCTAAAATAGATCCCAAAAAGAATATTATTATTAAAGGTGCTCAGTTGCACAACCTTAAAAATATAGACGTTGTTATTCCTCGAAACAATTTTGTTGTTGTTACCGGTTTATCTGGTTCTGGAAAATCAAGTTTAGCTTTTGATACCCTTTATGCTGAGGGTCAAAGAAGGTATGTGGAAAGTTTGTCTGCTTATGCACGTCAATTCCTTGGTAGAATTGATAAACCAAAAGTTGAATACATCAAGGGTATTGCTCCTGCTATTGCTATTGAGCAAAAAGTAAATACTACAAATGCCCGATCTACCGTTGGTACGTCAACTGAAATTTATGATTACATTAAACTTCTTTATGCTCGTATTGGAAAAACCTTCTCTCCTATCTCAGGAAAAGAAGTTAAAAAAGATACGGTAAGCGATGTTTTGGATTACATAAAAGGATTAGAACTTAAATCTAAATGGTTATTACTTGCTCCTATACAATTAGACGAGGATCGAGAATTGCACATTCTCTTACATATTTTATTACAACAAGGATATGCAAGAATTCTGTACAAAAATGAAACAACACGTTTGGATTCATTCTTAGACGAAAATACAGCAGAGGCTATTGCAAAAATGAACATCAAGGATATTATGCTTATCGTTGACCGAATTGTTGTAAATGACACAGAGGAGTTTTATAATCGTCTTGGAGATTCTATTGAGAATGCTTTCTTTGAAGGTAAAGGTTATTGTTATTTACAAGATCTTTCTGATAACTCAAGAGTAGAGTTTAGTAATAACTTTACATTAGATGGCATTACCTTTTTAGAACCAAATGTACATTTATTTAGCTTCAACAACCCTTACGGAGCCTGCCCTTCTTGTGATGGTTATGGTAGCATTATAGGAATTGATGAAGAATTAGTAATTCCTAATACAGGACTTTCGGTTTATGAGAATGCTGTTTTCCCTTGGAGAGGTGAATCTATGAGCTGGTATAGAGACCAGTTAGTCAACAATGCTTATAAATTTGACTTTCCTATTCACAAACCAATCTTTGAACTTACAGAAGAACAAAAAGCGCTGCTTTGGGAGGGTAATAAATTCTTTACTGGTTTAAATGGCTTCTTTGAGGAACTGGAAGAAAAAAATTATAAAATACAAAACAGGGTTTTACTTTCTCGTTATAGAGGTAAAACAAAATGTCCTACTTGTAAAGGTAAAAGACTTAGAAAAGAGGCAAACTACGTTTTAGTTGGTGGTAAAACAGTATCTGAATTGGTTGATTTACCAATTAAGCATATCAAAACATTTTTTAATCAATTAGAACTTAATAAATATGATGCTAAAGTTGCTAATCGATTGCTAATTGAAATTAACAACCGTTTGGAGTTCTTAACGAATGTTGGTTTAGACTATCTTACGTTGAATCGTAACTCCTCTACTTTATCTGGTGGAGAGTCACAACGTATTAACTTGGCTACTTCTCTTGGTAGTAGTTTAGTGGGTTCTATGTATATCTTAGACGAACCAAGTATTGGTTTACATCCTAAGGACACAGAAAAACTTATTGATGTGCTTAATAACTTAAAAGCACTTGGTAATACAGTGATTGTCGTTGAGCACGATGAGGATATTATGAAATCGGCTGACCAAATTATTGATATTGGTCCAGAAGCTGGTACGTTTGGTGGAGAACTTGTAGCTCAGGGTACTTATGAAGATATTTTAAAGTCAGATTCTTTGACAGGACAATACCTAAGTGGTAAAATGAAGATTGAAGTGCCTAAGTCAAGACGCGAGTATAAAAATTACATCGAGATTGTTGGTGCGAGAGAAAACAACTTGAAAAATGTAGATGTTATTTTCCCTCTTGATTGTCTTACTGTAATCACAGGAGTTTCTGGATCAGGAAAGAGTACATTAGTTAAAAAGATACTATATCCAGCATTACAAAAAAAGTTGAGAGGACTAAGTGATAAGCCAGGACAATTTACAGAAATGCGTGGTGAGTTCGCTAATATTAAAGCTGTTGAATATGTGGACCAAAACCCTATTGGTAGAAGTTCACGATCTAATCCTGTTACGTACATCAAAGCCTATGATGAGATTAGAGATTTATATTCTAAACAACAGTTGTCTAAATTGCGCAATTACCAACCGAAACACTTCTCTTTTAACGTAGATGGTGGAAGATGTGAAACTTGTAAAGGGGAAGGTACTGTAACGGTAGAAATGCAGTTTATGGCTGATGTTCACTTAGAATGTGAAACTTGTCATGGTAAACGTTTTAAAAAGGAAATACTTGAAGTAAACTTTGAAGGGAAGAATATTGATGATATCCTAACAATGACAATTGATGATGCTTTACAATTCTTTGAAACGCATAATCAAACGAAAATAGCACAACGATTAAGACCTCTACACGAGGTTGGTTTAGGCTACGTACAATTAGGACAATCATCTTCAACACTTTCTGGTGGAGAGGCTCAACGTATTAAGTTGGCATCTTTCTTATTAGCGGGTACAACAAGAGATAAGGTATTATTTGTTTTTGATGAACCTACTACGGGTCTTCATTTTCACGATATTCAGAAATTGCTTAAATCATTTGAGGCATTGATTGCTAAAGGGCATTCTATTATTGTGATTGAACACAATTTAGACCTGATTAAATGTGCTGATTACATCATTGATATCGGTCCTGAAGGCGGTGAAAATGGTGGTGAACTTGTAGCTTTTGGAACTCCTGAGGAGATTTGTAAAAACAAAAAATCTATTACAGGTAAATACTTGAAAGATAAATTATAA
- a CDS encoding sigma-70 family RNA polymerase sigma factor — MVYVDMPDAMLVKYYIAGGEDALEVLIKRHQSKIYGFIFSKLPDSDLTNDIFQETFIKVINTLKSGRYNEEGKFLPWVIRIAHNLVMDHYRKEKRLNIQYDSEDLPLFSFLKDDSQTMEGLMIKEQVEEDLRMLIKELPEDQRQVVMMRMYQDLSFKEIAEITDVSINTALGRMRYALLNLRKLIDDNQIVLTDI, encoded by the coding sequence ATGGTATATGTAGATATGCCGGATGCTATGTTAGTAAAATACTATATAGCTGGGGGCGAAGATGCACTTGAAGTTTTGATAAAAAGACATCAGTCAAAAATCTATGGGTTTATATTCTCTAAATTACCCGATTCAGATTTGACGAATGATATATTCCAAGAAACTTTTATTAAAGTTATAAACACACTAAAATCAGGACGATATAATGAAGAGGGTAAGTTTTTACCTTGGGTAATTCGTATTGCTCATAATTTGGTAATGGACCATTACCGAAAAGAAAAACGCCTGAATATTCAATATGATTCTGAGGACCTACCGCTATTTTCATTTTTAAAAGATGATTCTCAAACAATGGAAGGTTTGATGATTAAAGAGCAAGTTGAAGAAGATTTACGAATGTTAATTAAAGAACTGCCTGAAGATCAACGACAAGTTGTTATGATGCGTATGTATCAAGATTTAAGTTTTAAAGAGATTGCAGAGATTACTGATGTAAGTATTAATACAGCATTAGGAAGAATGCGTTATGCCTTGTTGAATTTAAGGAAGTTAATTGATGATAACCAAATCGTTTTGACTGATATATAA
- a CDS encoding endonuclease III domain-containing protein: MTKSEKVQFVLDTLDAIYPEIPVPLDHKDPYTLLIAVLLSAQCTDERVNKITPILFAKADNPYDMVKMTVEEIQDIIRPCGLSPMKSKGIYGLSQILIEKYNGEVPADLEALKEMPAVGHKTASVVISQAFGIPAFPVDTHIHRLMYRWNFTNGKSVEQTEKDAKRLFPKDRWNKLHLQLVWYGRQYSPARGWNLEIDIITSVIGRKTVINEYYKKKARK, translated from the coding sequence ATGACGAAAAGTGAAAAAGTTCAGTTTGTTCTTGATACATTAGACGCAATATATCCAGAAATACCAGTACCATTAGACCATAAAGATCCATATACCTTACTTATAGCAGTATTGCTTTCTGCACAATGTACAGATGAACGTGTAAATAAAATCACACCTATTCTATTTGCTAAAGCTGATAATCCGTATGATATGGTTAAAATGACAGTTGAAGAGATTCAAGACATCATTAGACCTTGTGGATTATCGCCAATGAAATCAAAAGGGATTTACGGACTTTCTCAAATCCTGATAGAAAAATATAATGGTGAAGTTCCTGCTGATTTGGAAGCATTGAAAGAAATGCCCGCTGTTGGTCATAAAACAGCAAGTGTTGTAATTTCTCAAGCCTTCGGAATACCTGCATTTCCTGTTGATACACATATACACCGCTTGATGTATCGTTGGAATTTTACAAATGGAAAAAGTGTTGAGCAAACTGAAAAAGATGCTAAAAGATTGTTTCCTAAAGACAGATGGAATAAACTACATTTACAGTTAGTGTGGTATGGAAGACAATATTCTCCTGCTCGAGGATGGAATTTAGAAATAGATATTATAACGAGTGTTATCGGTAGAAAAACCGTTATCAATGAGTACTATAAGAAAAAAGCACGTAAATAA